GCTGCAAGCTTCGTCGGCGAGTACCTGTACCACCACCTCGGCGCCGGTCATCGGCTGGCCGGCGAGCGGGTGCCGGTCGGTGGAAGGGGCGGGGGCAGCCTTGGCTGGCAGCGATGAAGTGGTCACGTGGGGTTCCTGTTGGCGCCGGCCGTGCCGGCGGGTAGTGGATACGTTCGTAACGGATGCGGCGTGGTGCCCGTGTTGCCTGCACGGGTATCCGGCGCACGACTGCGAAGCGGGCACGCGGCAGCGGATTCCGGCAGGCGACGGGACGACGGCATCGACGTGCCGGGGTCAGTTGCGGATCAGTTCGTGTTCGACGGCCGGGTGCACCGGCACGCCGAAGGTGGCGATGATCTGCAGGTCCTGCTCCAGCGTGGAGAAGCGTTCCCAGGCAATGCCGTTGACGTCGGTGCTGCTGCTGTAGTCCGGCGCATCGTCGTCCTCGAAGCCCAGCTGGCAGATCCGGCCGGCCTTGTCGGGTTCCTGGCGGATCGAGAAGTTGAGGTTGTCGGTACGCCACATGGCGTAGACGCCATAGACCAGGGCCTGCGGCGGCTGGCCCAGGCGCTTGCTGTAATCGGCGATGGATGCGTCCAGGTCTGCAACGGCCAGGGCGATATGGAAGCGTTTCATGGCGTACCTCGTTCTCGTTCGTCGTGTGGAAAGCGGGCCGCGCGGCTCCATGCGCGTGCGGCCCGGTGCCGGACTCAGCCGGTCTTCTTCAGCGGTTCGGCGGGCTTCGGTGCGGCGGGCTGCAGCCACGGCATGCGTGCACGCAGCTGCTTGCCGACCTGCTCGACCGGATGGTCGAGATCGGCCTGCTTGTACTGCTTGTAGTTGGGCAGGCCGGCGTTGTATTCGGCGATCCAGTTCTTCGCGAAGGTGCCGTTCTGGATGTCGGTCAGCACGTCCTTCATACGCGCCTTCACGCCGGCGTCGATCACCCGCGGGCCGCTCACGTAGTCGCCGTACTGCGCGGTCTCGGAAACGAACTCCAGCATCCGCGTGATGCCGCCTTCGTAGAACAGGTCGACGATCAGCTTCAGTTCGTGCAGCACTTCGTAGTAGGCGATCTCCGGCTGGTAACCCGCTTCCACCAGGGTTTCGAAGCCGGCCTGCACCAGCGAGCTGGCGCCGCCGCACAGCACCGCCTGCTCACCGAACAGGTCGGTCTCGGTCTCTTCCTTGAAGTCGGTCTTGATCAGCATGGCGCGACCGCCGCCGATACCGTCGGCATACGCCTTGGCAGTGGCTTCGGCATGCCCGCTGACGTCCTGGTGCACGGCCCAGATGCAGGGCACGCCACGACCGCGTTCGTATTCGCTGCGGACCAGCGCACCCGGGCCCTTAGGGGCAACCAGGATCACGTCGATGTCCTTGCGCGGGTCGATCTGCTTGAAGTGCACGTTGAAGCCGTGCGCAAACAGCAGCGTGGCACCCGGCTTGATGTTCGGCTCGATGGCGTCCTTGTAGAGCGCCGGCTGCACCATGTCGGGGGTGAGCACGGCGACCAGGTCGGCGCCGCGTACCGCTTCGGCCGGTTCCATGACGGCGAAGCCGTCGGTGTAGGCGCGGTTCCACGAGGGACCGCCCTTGCGCAGGCCGACCACGACGTCGAGGCCGGAGTCCTTCAGGTTGAGCGCGTGTGCGCGGCCCTGGCTGCCGTAGCCGAGGACGGCGATACGGGCCTTGGCAAGCGTGTCGTTGGCAGGGGTGCTCATGCGGTGACTCCTTGGTCGTATGGGTGATAGATGGTGCTGGCGATAGGAAGGGCTGCTGGGGTCATGGCGCTAAGGGCCAAAAAAACGGGCACGTCCTTGTGCCTCTTGGGTAAAAGGGACGCGATCAGCCACATGCGCGTGCCTCGCTGGATGCATTGCGCCCGGCGGCCTGCTCGTCCAGGGCGGCGAGCACGGCGTCGCGCACGGTGTCGGTGCCGGCGCTGCCGCCGATGTCGCGGCTGTGCGGACCGTGTGCCAGCACGTGGTCGACCGCCGCCTCGACGGCCTGGGCCTCGACCTCCAGCCGCAGCGAATGGCGCAGCAGCAGGGCGACCGAGAGGATGGTGCCGACCGGGTTGGCCACACCCTGGCCGGCGATGTCGGGTGCCGAGCCGTGGATGGGCTCGTAAAGACCCTTGCTGCCTTCGCCCAGCGAGGCGGAAGGCAGCAGGCCCAGCGAGCCGGCCAGCGCTGCGGCCTCGTCGGTGAGGATGTCGCCGAACAGGTTCTCGGTGACCACCACGTCGTAGCGGCCCGGCTGGGTCAGCAGCAGCATCGCCATCGAGTCGACCAGCTGGTGCTCCAGCTTCACGTCGGGGTAGTCGGCCGCGATGCGGGTGACGGTGCGGCGCCACAGACGCGAGGTCTCCAGCACGTTGGCCTTGTCGACCGAGGTGACATGCTTGCGACGCGCACGCGCCAGCTCGAAGGCGCGACGGGTGACGCGTTCGACCTCGGCCACGGTGTACTTGCATTCGTCGGTGGCCGCATCGGCGGTCTTGGTCTTGAGGCCGAAGTAGGCGCCGCCGGTCAGTTCGCGCACGAACAGCACGTCGACGTTGTCCAGCCGCTCGGTCTTCAACGGCGACAGCGCGGCCAGCGCCGGGTGCACCTGCAGCGGGCGCAGGTTGGCGTACACGCCCAGCGCGGCACGCAGTGCCAGCAGGCCCTGTTCCGGGCGCACCGGCGCATTCGGGTCGGACCATTTCGGGCCGCCCACGGCACCCAGCAGCACCGCATCGGCGGCCTGGCAGGCAGCCAGTGAGTCGGCGGGCAGCGGTTCGCCGGTGGCGTCGATGGCGGCGCCACCGATCAGGTGCTCGTCGAACGCGAAGTCGTGGCCGTGCCGGCGGGCGATGGCCTGCAGCACGGCGACCGCGGCGGCGGTGACCTCCGGGCCGACGCCGTCGCCGGGCAGGGTGACGATGCGTGCTTTCATGCGTGGGTGTCCTCGTGCTTCGTGGTGTCATGACCGGCGCCGGAGCGACGGCAAGCGGATGGGGTGAATGTGACCGGGCTCATGCGGCCGCCTGGTGGCGCGTCTCGAAGGCTTCGATGGCATCGCCGTGCTGCAGCAGGAAGCCGAGCTGGTCCACGCCTTCGAGCAGGCAGTGGCGCGCGAACGGCTCCAGTTCGAAGCGGATGTGACCGCCATCGGGCAGCGCGATCACCTGCTCGCGCACGTCGATCGACAGCTCCACGCCGGGGTGCTCCAGCAGCCATTGATGCTCGGCCGGGCTGACCACGATGGCGAGCAGGCCGTTCTTCAGCGCGTTGTTGCGGAAGATGTCCGCGATCTCGCTGCACAGCACCGCCTGCAGACCGAAGTCCAGCAGCGCCCACGGCGCGTGCTCGCGCGAGGAGCCGCAGCCGAAGTTGCGCCCGGCGACCAGGATCGAGCAGCCGCGCGCCTCGGGCCGGTTCAGCGGAAAGGCCGGGTTGTCGCTGCCATCGGGCAGGTAGCGCCAGTCGTTGAAGCACAGCTTGCCCAGACCTTCGCGTGTGGTGGTGGTGAGGAAGCGCGCGGGGATGATGCGGTCGGTGTCGATGTTCTCGTCGGTCAGCACGGCCGTGCGCGAATGAATGCGGGTGACGGGGTTCATGCGGCCTGCTCCTGGTCGATGTACACACGCGGGTCGGCGATGGTGCCGGCGATGGCCGAGGCCGCGGCGGTGGCCGGGCTGGCCAGCACCGTGCGCGCGCCCTTGCCCTGGCGGCCCTCGAAGTTGCGGTTGGAAGTGGATACGACCAGCTGGCCCGGCTGTGCCAGGTCGCCGTTCATCGCGATGCACATGGAGCAGCCGGGCACGCGCCACTCGGCTCCTGCCGCGGTGAACACCTCGTGCAGGCCTTCGCGCTCGGCGTCGCGGCGCACCGCTTCCGAGCCGGGCACCACCAGCATGCGCACACCCTCGGCGACGCGGCGGCCGCGCAGCACGTTGGCGGCTTCGCGCAGGTCGGACAGGCGTGAATTGGTACAGCTGCCGACGAACACCACGTCCACCGGCGTGCCCTGCATCGGCTGGCCGGCGCGGCTCTGCATGTAGTCCAGCGCGCGTTGCTCGACGGCATTGCGTGCAGCCGGTACCGGTGCGTCCATCGCGATCGCCATGCCGGGGTGGGTGCCGTAGGTGACGGTGGGCTTCACCGTGGTCGCGTCGACACGCACTTCGCGGTCGTAGTGCGCGCCCGGGTCGGTCTTCAGCGTGCGCCAGTGCGCCACGGCCTTGTCCCAGGCTTCGCCGTGCGGCGCCTGCGGACGGCCCTTCAACCAGGCGAAGGTGGTTTCGTCCGGTGCGATCAGGCCGGCGCGCGCGCCCGCTTCGATCGACATGTTGCACACCGTCATGCGCTCTTCCATCGACAGCGCCTCGATCGCCGCGCCGCGATATTCCAGGACGTGGCCGGTGCCGCCGTCCACACCGATCTGGCCGATGATGTGCAGGATCAGGTCCTTCGCACCGACGCCCGGCGGCAAGGCGCCGTCGACATGGATCGCCAGCGTTTTCGGCTTGCGCTGCAGCAGGCACTGGGTGGCCATCACATGGCCCACCTCGGTGGTGCCGATGCCGAACGCCAGCGCGCCGAACGCGCCATGGGTGGAGGTGTGGCTGTCGCCACAGACGATGGTCATGCCCGGACGGGTCGCGCCCAGCTCGGGGCCGATCACGTGCACGATGCCGCGGTCGCTGCTGTCCCAGCCGTGCAGCTCCACGCCGAATTCGCGGCAGTTGGTTTCCAGCTGCGCGACCTGCGCCTTGGCCTCGGCATTGGCGTACGGACGCTCGCCGTCGGCACCGGCCGGCAGGGTCGGGGTGGAATGATCAAGCGTGGCCAGGGTGCGGTCCGGGCGGCGCAGCTTCAGGCCGCGCGCGCGCAGCACATCGAAGGCCTGCGGCGAGGTGACTTCGTGCACCAGGTGCAGGTCGATGTACAGGATGGCCGGAGTGTCGGCGCTTTCGGGTGCGACGACATGAGCATCCCAGATTTTCTCGAACAAGGTACGTGGAGCCATTACGCCGTGACCTCCGTCGAAGCAGGGCTGGAGTGGGAAGAATGGTCAGGAGTGGTGTCTTCTGGGTTCGCAGGCTGGACGACCTCGAGCCAGCCCCAGCGGTCGGTGGTGCGGCCGTCGAACAGGCCGAAGAAGGCATCGCGCAGCGCACGCGTCACCGGACCGGGCGTGCCGTTTCCGACCGCCTTGCGGTCGACCGAGCGCACCGGGGTGATCTCGGCGGCGGTGCCGGTCATGAACACTTCGTCGGCGGTGTACAGCGCCTCGCGCGGCAGGTCGCGTTCTTCCACCGACAGGCCCAGCTGTTCGGCCAGTACGATCACGCTGTCGCGGGTGATGCCGGCCAGGATGCCGGCGCTGGACGGCGGCGTCAGCAGCTTGCCCTTCTTGACCAGGAACAGGTTCTCGCCCGCGCCCTCGCTGAGGAGGCCGTTGTGGCCCAGTGCGATGCCTTCGTCGTAGCCGCCGCGGCGTGCTTCCATGCCGATCAGCTGGCTCGACAGGTAATTGCCGCCAGCCTTGGCCCAGCTGGGGATGGTGTTGGGGGCGGGACGATGCCACGAGGACACGCAGACATCGGCACCACGCTCGGCCGCCTCGCCCAGGTACGCGCCCCATTCCAGCGCCATGATCGCCACCTCGACCGGAGCGCCGTCCTTCGGCAGCACACCCAGGCCGCCGGCGCCGCGGAACACCACGGGACGCACGTAGGCCGACTTCAGGTCGTTGGCGCGGATCACCGCATGGCAGGCGGCGTCGATTTCCGCTTCGCTGTAGCCGATGTCGATCTCGTAGACACGGGCCGATTCGAACAGGCGGCGGGTATGGTCGGCCAGACGGAAGTAGGCGGGGCCGTCCGGGGTGGCGTACACGCGCTCGCCCTCGAACACCGATGAGCCGTAGTGCAGGGCATGCGTGCTGACGTGGACGTTGGCCTCGTTCCACGGCTTGATGTGACCGTTGTGCCAGAGGAATGGGGTACTCATCGGTAGCTCCGGGTGGTGGCGGGTTGCGGCATGGGTGGCATCACAGGTGCGCCACGGCGGCCGGTGCACCGACCGGCTGCTGGCGTTCGATTCGATTGATGATGGCCAGCGCGGCCAGCGCGGTGGCTTCGACGATGTCGGTGCTGATGCCGTGACCACACCAGTCGCGGTCGGCATGGCGTGCGCTCAGCTGGGCCTGGCCCTGGGCGTCGCCGCCTTCGCTGACGGCACGCACGCTGAAGTCGGTCAGTTCGACGGCATGGCCGGTGGCGCGTTCGATTGCGCGCAGCACGGCATCGACCGGGCCGTCGCCGATCGCTGCTTCGCTCGCTTCGCGACCATCGTCGTGGGCCAGCTTCACCGATGCCGAGGCGCTGCCCAGATGGGTGCTGCTGTTGAGCTGCACGATGTGCCACGGGCCAGTGGCTTCCGGGTCCTGGCCCAGTGCGATCGCCTCCAGGTCTTCGTCGTGTACTTCGCGCTTCTTGTCGGCCAGCAGCTTGAAACGGGTGAAAATCGAATCCATCGCCGCTTCGTCGGGCGTGTGACCCAGCGATTCCAGCCGCTGGCGCAGCGCAGCGCGACCGGAATGTTTGCCCAGCACCAGCCGGGTTTCACCGATGCCCACGTCCTGCGGGCGCATGATCTCGTAGGTGCCGCGATGCTTGAGCATGCCGTGCTGGTGGATGCCCGATTCGTGCGCGAACGCGTTCTCGCCGACGATCGCCTTGTTGCGCGGCACCGGCTGGTTGGTCAGCTGGGTCAGCAGGCGCGAGGTCGGGTACAGCTTGCGCGTGTCGATGCGGGTATCCACGCCGAAATACGGCTTGCGCACCTTCAGCGCCATCACGATTTCTTCCAGCGCGGCGTTGCCGGCGCGCTCGCCGATGCCGTTGATGGTGCATTCGACCTGGCGGGCGCCGGCGCCGATCGCGGCCAGCGAATTGGCCACCGCCATGCCCAGGTCGTCGTGGCAATGACTGGAGAAGATCACCTTGTCCGCCCCGCGCACGTGCTGGCGCAGGTAACCGAACAGCTCGGCGATCTCTGCCGGCGTGGTGTAGCCCACGGTGTCCGGCGCGTTCAGCGTGGTTGCACCCGCGGCGACGGCGGCGCTGAACACCTCGGCCAGGAAGTCGGGCTCGGTGCGAAGGGCATCTTCGGCGGAAAACTCGACTTCGTGGCAGAGCTGGCGCGCCCGCTCGACGGCGGCAACCGCGGTATCCAGCACCTGCGCCTTGCTCATGCGCAGCTTGTGTTCGCGGTGCAGCGGGCTGGTCGACAGGAACACGTGGATGCGCGAGCGCTGTGCTTTTTCGAGTGCACGGCCGCAGGTGTCGATGTCGCCGGGTTGGCAGCGGGCCAGGCCGCAGGCGGTGGTGGTTTTCAGCGTGCGGGCGATTTCGGCGACGGCGGCGAAGTCGTCGGGCGAAGCCTGTGGAAAGCCTGCCTCCAGCACGTCCACGCCCAGCGC
This window of the Dyella sp. A6 genome carries:
- the ilvC gene encoding ketol-acid reductoisomerase, giving the protein MSTPANDTLAKARIAVLGYGSQGRAHALNLKDSGLDVVVGLRKGGPSWNRAYTDGFAVMEPAEAVRGADLVAVLTPDMVQPALYKDAIEPNIKPGATLLFAHGFNVHFKQIDPRKDIDVILVAPKGPGALVRSEYERGRGVPCIWAVHQDVSGHAEATAKAYADGIGGGRAMLIKTDFKEETETDLFGEQAVLCGGASSLVQAGFETLVEAGYQPEIAYYEVLHELKLIVDLFYEGGITRMLEFVSETAQYGDYVSGPRVIDAGVKARMKDVLTDIQNGTFAKNWIAEYNAGLPNYKQYKQADLDHPVEQVGKQLRARMPWLQPAAPKPAEPLKKTG
- the leuB gene encoding 3-isopropylmalate dehydrogenase; amino-acid sequence: MKARIVTLPGDGVGPEVTAAAVAVLQAIARRHGHDFAFDEHLIGGAAIDATGEPLPADSLAACQAADAVLLGAVGGPKWSDPNAPVRPEQGLLALRAALGVYANLRPLQVHPALAALSPLKTERLDNVDVLFVRELTGGAYFGLKTKTADAATDECKYTVAEVERVTRRAFELARARRKHVTSVDKANVLETSRLWRRTVTRIAADYPDVKLEHQLVDSMAMLLLTQPGRYDVVVTENLFGDILTDEAAALAGSLGLLPSASLGEGSKGLYEPIHGSAPDIAGQGVANPVGTILSVALLLRHSLRLEVEAQAVEAAVDHVLAHGPHSRDIGGSAGTDTVRDAVLAALDEQAAGRNASSEARACG
- the leuD gene encoding 3-isopropylmalate dehydratase small subunit, which encodes MNPVTRIHSRTAVLTDENIDTDRIIPARFLTTTTREGLGKLCFNDWRYLPDGSDNPAFPLNRPEARGCSILVAGRNFGCGSSREHAPWALLDFGLQAVLCSEIADIFRNNALKNGLLAIVVSPAEHQWLLEHPGVELSIDVREQVIALPDGGHIRFELEPFARHCLLEGVDQLGFLLQHGDAIEAFETRHQAAA
- the leuC gene encoding 3-isopropylmalate dehydratase large subunit; this encodes MAPRTLFEKIWDAHVVAPESADTPAILYIDLHLVHEVTSPQAFDVLRARGLKLRRPDRTLATLDHSTPTLPAGADGERPYANAEAKAQVAQLETNCREFGVELHGWDSSDRGIVHVIGPELGATRPGMTIVCGDSHTSTHGAFGALAFGIGTTEVGHVMATQCLLQRKPKTLAIHVDGALPPGVGAKDLILHIIGQIGVDGGTGHVLEYRGAAIEALSMEERMTVCNMSIEAGARAGLIAPDETTFAWLKGRPQAPHGEAWDKAVAHWRTLKTDPGAHYDREVRVDATTVKPTVTYGTHPGMAIAMDAPVPAARNAVEQRALDYMQSRAGQPMQGTPVDVVFVGSCTNSRLSDLREAANVLRGRRVAEGVRMLVVPGSEAVRRDAEREGLHEVFTAAGAEWRVPGCSMCIAMNGDLAQPGQLVVSTSNRNFEGRQGKGARTVLASPATAAASAIAGTIADPRVYIDQEQAA
- a CDS encoding branched-chain amino acid transaminase, whose product is MSTPFLWHNGHIKPWNEANVHVSTHALHYGSSVFEGERVYATPDGPAYFRLADHTRRLFESARVYEIDIGYSEAEIDAACHAVIRANDLKSAYVRPVVFRGAGGLGVLPKDGAPVEVAIMALEWGAYLGEAAERGADVCVSSWHRPAPNTIPSWAKAGGNYLSSQLIGMEARRGGYDEGIALGHNGLLSEGAGENLFLVKKGKLLTPPSSAGILAGITRDSVIVLAEQLGLSVEERDLPREALYTADEVFMTGTAAEITPVRSVDRKAVGNGTPGPVTRALRDAFFGLFDGRTTDRWGWLEVVQPANPEDTTPDHSSHSSPASTEVTA
- a CDS encoding 2-isopropylmalate synthase is translated as MENQQHSEQNEAGDVAADHVRIFDTTLRDGEQAPGFSMDRRAKLRLAQSLEALGVDVLEAGFPQASPDDFAAVAEIARTLKTTTACGLARCQPGDIDTCGRALEKAQRSRIHVFLSTSPLHREHKLRMSKAQVLDTAVAAVERARQLCHEVEFSAEDALRTEPDFLAEVFSAAVAAGATTLNAPDTVGYTTPAEIAELFGYLRQHVRGADKVIFSSHCHDDLGMAVANSLAAIGAGARQVECTINGIGERAGNAALEEIVMALKVRKPYFGVDTRIDTRKLYPTSRLLTQLTNQPVPRNKAIVGENAFAHESGIHQHGMLKHRGTYEIMRPQDVGIGETRLVLGKHSGRAALRQRLESLGHTPDEAAMDSIFTRFKLLADKKREVHDEDLEAIALGQDPEATGPWHIVQLNSSTHLGSASASVKLAHDDGREASEAAIGDGPVDAVLRAIERATGHAVELTDFSVRAVSEGGDAQGQAQLSARHADRDWCGHGISTDIVEATALAALAIINRIERQQPVGAPAAVAHL